The segment CCGTGGTTTTCATATCCACGGAAAAAACCGCCCGGGGCGGCTCCATGGAGCAGTTCCGGCAGCAGCTTCCCGAAGGACACCCGTTCTACGAGTTCTTCAGGCGCTTCGACCAGTTCTTCGGCCCGCAGCAGGGACAGCAGCCGCGCAAGATGCTCGGTCAGGGGTCCGGCTTCGTCATCTCTCCTGACGGCCTCATCGTCACCAACAACCACGTCATCAACGGCGCGGACAAGGTGACCGTGCGCTTCCAGGACGACAAGAAGGAATATCCGGCCGATGTCGTCGGAGCCGACCAGGAAACCGACCTGGCCGTCATCCGCATCAAGGCCGACCATCCCCTGCAAACCCTGAAATTCGGCGATTCCGACGACATCCGGGTGGGCGAATGGGTGCTGGCCATCGGCAACCCCTTCGGCCTGGACAACACCGTCACCGCCGGCATCATCTCGGCCAAGCACCGGATCATCGGCGCAGGGCCCTTTGACAACTTCCTGCAAACCGACGCATCCATCAATCCCGGCAACTCCGGCGGCCCGCTCCTGAACATGGACGGAGAGGTCATCGGCATCAACACCGCCATCAACGCGGCCGCCGAGAACATCGGCTTCGCCATCCCGTCCACTCAGGCCGCCAAGGTCATCGACCTTCTCAAGGAGGGCAAGTCCCCGCAGCGCGGCTGGCTCGGCGTGACCATCCAGCAGGTCAGCGAGACCCAGGCCAAGGCGCTCGGCCTGCCCGAACCCATGGGCGCGCTGATCGCCAACGTGGGCAAGGGCGCTCCGGCCGACAAGGGCGGCGTCAGACAAGGCGATGTGATCCTTGAGGTCAACGGCCAGAAGATCGAGGACAACAACGCGCTCCTCAAGAAGATCGCGGGGCTCGCTCCCGGCGACAAGGCCCGTCTCGTCCTGTGGCGCAACGGCGAAAAGGTGACCAGGACGGTCGTACTCGGCCAACGCAACGAAAAGGCCATGGCCGCCATGTCCCCGGACCGCCAGGAACAGGGCGAAGCCGCCACAGTGCTGGGCTTGGCCCTGAAGCCGATCAACGACCAGGAGGCCCAGGCCCTCGGACTGGACAAGGCCCAGGGCCTGCTCGTGGTCAATGTCGATCCCGAGTCCGCCGCAGGACAGGAAGGAATCCGTCAGGGTGACGTCGTCCTCCAGGCCAACCAGCAGGACGTGAACTCCGTGGCCGACCTTGAGACCGTCATCAAGAGCGCGGAACAGCGCGGCGCGATCATGCTCCTGGTCAAGCGACAGGGACGAAGCAGCTTCGTGGCCCTGCCCCTGGACAAGTAATCCATCAACGGGGGGCTCCGCAGGGAGTCCCCCTTTCCTTTTTCACACATCCCCACATGCAAGCAGCCACCCTCTCCGCCCCGGCAAAGATCAACCTGCACCTCGAAATCCTCGGCCTCAGGGACGACGGATACCATGAGTTGCGCACCCTCTTCTATCCCGTGCCCGCGCTGAGCGACACCATCGAGGTCGTTCCCGGCCCCGACGGGGACTTCTACATTCGCTGTCCCGAACGCCCGGAGCTGGAAACCACCTCCAACCTCCTTTACAAGGCGTGGAAACTGTTTGCCGAAGCCACGGGATTCCAGCCCGGCATCTTCGTCACCCTGACCAAACGCATCCCCATGGGCGGCGGGCTCGGCGGCGGCAGTTCCGACGCTGCGGCCCTGCTCCGATGGCTCAACGCCGAGGCGGGGGAAAAGGGGCTGGATATGGAGGCCATGATCGAACTGGCCGCGCGGCTCGGCGCGGACGTGCCCTTCTTCCTTTTGGACGGCCCGGCCTGGGCGGAAGGCATCGGCGAAAAGCTCACTCCCGCCGATCTGGACCTGTCCGGAGCGACGATCATCCTAGCCTGCCCGGACATCCACGTGAACACGGCCTGGGCCTTCCGGGCATGGGATGAAAAATACGCCGCGGTCAATCCCCATGAATCCTTGACATCCGCAAGACGTGATACTAAGAATCCATCTCCCGTTTCGCCCCGGGAAATGGCGAACGACTTCGAGTCGGTCGTCTTCGAGGAGCATCCATCCCTCAGGGATATAAAAGAAACGCTCCTCCTCCACGGGGCCGAGCACGCCGCCATGAGCGGGTCTGGAGCGTCCCTGTTCGGCATTTATCGCGACAGGGATTCCGCCGCGTCCGCAGCACGGGCTCTCGAAAAAATGGGAATTGATTTTTTCCGGGCGGACTGTCTCTAGGGCAGAAAGCCGGACAAGGCCGGGACCAAAACGACGTCGCCGCCCCATGCGATCCGCTGAGGGGCACACTATCCGAAAGCGACAGCCCCACCGGGGCCGAGCGTCGAAATGGTCGAAACGAATGCGAATGGCCGCCGATGGACACGTCCGAAGCCGACGACCGATCCCCGCGATGCGGGCGGACGAGACGGCGCTTCCGAAGAGGAGCAGGGGCGGAATGTGTCCGGGCAAGGCCAGGCATCCGAACCAGGCGCGCGAAATGGCGCGCAGGCCCATTCCCGTATCGCAACGCGGCTGTCGGTCGCATGGGAACAATTTTCGTTGGGGCGTCGTCAAGCGGTAAGACATCAGGTTTTGGTCCTGACATTCGGGGGTTCGAATCCTCCCGCCCCAGCCAGTATTTAAACTCGATTGCATAGAGGATAGTCATGCATGGCGAACTGAAGATCATCAGCGGGTCCGCAAGTCCGAAACTGGCCGAAGCCATTTGCGAGCATCTCGGCACCAAGGCGTCGCCGGTTCTGCGCGAGCGTTTCTCCGACGGCGAAATCCGCATTGAGATCGGAGAGAACGTCCGTGGCGACGATGTCTTTGTCGTCCAGCCCACCTGCTCCCCGGTAAATTTCCACCTCATGGAGCTGTGCCTGATGCTCGACGCGCTCAAGCGCGCCAGCGCGTCCCGCGTGACCGCCGTTGTCCCCTACTTCGGCTACGCGCGCCAGGACCGCAAGGTCGTGCCCCGCGCTCCCATTTCCGCCAAGCTGGTGGCCGACCTGCTGTCCACCGCCGGTATGCAGCGGCTGGTGACCATCGACCTGCACGCCGGGCAGATCCAGGGATTCTTCAACTGCCCCGTGGACAACCTTTTCGCCGCGCCCGTGCTCATCGAGCAACTGCGCGACAGGGACGACGACTTCGTCATCATCTCCCCCGACGCGGGCGGCGTTGAGCGCGCCCGTTCGTACGCCAAGCGCCTCGGCGCGACCCTGGCCATCGTGGACAAGCGCCGCGACGCTCCCAACCAGGCCAAGGCCATGCACATCATCGGCGACGTCAAGGACAAGGTGGCCGTGGTCATCGACGACATGATCGACACTGCGGGCACCATGTGCGCCGCGGCCAACGTCATCATGGAAAACGGAGCCAAGGACGTCCTGGCCTGCGCAACCCACCCCGTGCTGTCCGGCCCCGCCTGCCAGCGCCTGGAGGAATCCGCCTTCTCCGAGGTGGTCGTCACCGACACCATCCCGCTCGGCGGCAAGCAGGACCAGTGCAGCAAGATCAAGACCCGCTCCGTGGCCTCCCTGCTGGCTAAAGCCATCAACAACGTGCACACGGAATCGTCCGTGTCCGTACTGTTCGTATAAGGTATTCCAAGGCCCTCCGGCCGCAACCATTTAAAGCGCGAGCGTCCGTCCATAGTGGACGGCCAGGGCGTAAAAAGGAGAAACTCTTATGGCAGAACTGCTGAAACTCAACGTCCAGGAACGGACTGAGCTGGGCAAGGGCCCCAACCGCCGCCTCCGTGCCTCCGGCATGGTTCCGGGCATCTACTACGACGCCAAGGGCGCCAACATCCCGGTCAAGGTCCTGATGGTTCCCCTGCAGAAGGCCTACGCGGCCGTGGGCAACTCCCAGGTCTTCGAACTGGCCCTGGAACGCAACGGCAAGATCGAATCCATGCCCGCCATGATGTGGCGGCTCCGCAACGAACCCGTGAAGGGCGTTCCCGAGCATGTCGACTTCTTCGGCGTTGACCTGAGCAAGGAAATCAAGGTTGCCGTTCCCTTCGAAATCACCGGCGAATCCAAGGGCGTCAAGCTCGGCGCAATGCTGGTGCAGTACCGCGAACACATCGAAGTGGTCTGCAAGCCCATGGACATCCCCGAGTCCATCGTCATCGACATCACCGAGATGGAGATCATGGATCACGTCCACATTGAAGACGTAGCCTTCCCCGAAGGCGTCACCCCGATCTTCGAAGAGAACTTCGCCGTTCTCGCCGTCCTCCCCATGCATGAGGAAGAAGAGAGCGAAGAGGGCGCAGAAGGCGCCGAAGCCGCCGAAGGAACCGAGGCTTAATCGCCCGGCTCCGACCAAGACACTACCTCCCGGAGCGCGCGCGATCGTGCTCCGGGATTTTTTTTGCTTCCGGTCGAATAGACTGATATACTGCGTTCCGCAGCGCGAGATCGCCGCACGGACAACGGACCCTACTCATGGATTTCAAAGGCGCCATAGTGGGACTGGGCAATCCCGGTCCCGAATACCAGGACACCCGGCACAACATCGGGTTCATGCTGGTGGACCATATCCTCCACCTGGCCGAAGAACGCCAGTCCATGCGGCTGGAAAAGATCGAGGAATCCGGCGACTACGACCTATGGCGGTGCAAATTCGCCGGAGCTTATCGCCTCCTGGTCAAACCCCTTACCTACATGAACCTGTCGGGCAAGGCCGTGGCCAGAATATGCGGTCGCCACGCCATCGACCCCGCCGATCTGGTGGTGGTGCATGACGAGCTTGATCTGCCAGTGGGGCGGATGAAGTTCAAAAGAGGCGGAAGCGACAACGGCCACAACGGGCTCAAGTCCATCCAGGAACGGCTCGGCTCCCCGGATTACAATCGCCTCAGGCTCGGCATCGGCCGCCCCGACGACCGGTACAAGCCCATCACCGACTGGGTGCTGGAGCCTTTTGACGAGAAGTCCCGCGCCGCACTGCCGGAAATCATCGGCCACGCGGCCAAGGGCCTGGATATTTTTTTCCGTCGCGGCATGGGCTTTGCCCAGCAGCACTTCAACTCCTTTTCGGTCCCGGAAGATGAATCGGAGTAATCGTGGACTCTTCCCGCTGTTTTCGGTATGATGTCCTTCTGTCGTATATTTTTCTGTAGTCTTTTCAAGAACTGAGGTCCAAGTGTTCAAGGTCAATGAATTGGTTGTGTATCCCTCCCAGGGCGTGGGACGTGTCGAACGCGTCGAATCCCAGGAGATCGGCGGCATCAAAGCCGATTTTTACATAGTCCGGATCTTGAGCAACAATGTGACTCTCATGGTGCCGGTCGCCAACGCCGAGAATGTGGGTTTGCGCGGCGTGTGCCCCGCCAACGTGGGGCAGGAGATCTTCGAATCCCTCAAGGACCGCACCGGATTCACCGGCTACACCGGCCAGAACTGGAACCGGCGTTACCGCGAATATTCCGAGAAGCTCAAGAGCGGCGATCTCGCCGACGTGGCCTACGTTCTCAAAGAACTCTTTCTTATAGGAAAAGACAAGGAACTCTCCTTTGGCGAACGTCGCCTGCTGGAACAGGCCATGGGCCTCGTTTCGATGGAGCTGGCCTACTCTCTGGGCCGCGACCAGGAGACGATCAAGGACGATATCAACGAAATGTTCGCCGACGTCATCGCCGCGCAGGAGAAAAACGACTAGCAGGGCTTGTCAAGGTCCTTTGTTTAAGGTAACTGGCTCTTTGTGCCGCATCGCGGCGTTCAGTTCATCCCACTCCCATTTGGTTTTTGAGTCGTTCCCGAGGCTGTTAGCGCAACTTCTAACGAGAGGTATGCTCCCGTTTCCTCACACCCGAACCATCCGGCCGGACAGGTTCGCACGCGACATTCCGAGATCGACGTCCAACGCGGCGCGTACGCCGCGCCACAATATCGTTTACCTTCGTTCCAATTGATTTAATTCAGAAAACCTCAACAAGAATTTCCGACATGGTCACTAAAAAGACTGATACTGAAAGCAAAGGCAAAGGCGCCGCCAAAAAAACCACCCGCAAAAAAACCGCCAAGCCAGCCCCCGAAGCAAACGGCAACGGCGGCAGCCTGAACCTCACCGAACTCAAGCAAAAATCCATGCAGGATCTGACCGATCTTGCCATGTCCTTCGAGGTGGAAAACCCGAGCACCATGCGCAAGCAGGAGCTCATCTTCGCGCTCCTGCAGCAGTGCGCCTCCCAGAACGGACAAATATTCGGCGAAGGCGTTCTGGAAATCCTGCCCGACGGCTTCGGCTTCCTGCGCTCCCCCATGTACAGCTACATGGCCGGTCCGGACGACATCTACGTCTCCCCCTCGCAGATTCGCCGTTTCGGACTGAGAAAGGGCGACGTGGTTTCGGGCCAAATCCGGCCGCCCAAGGAAGGGGAACGATATTTCGCACTGCTCCGCGTGTCCGAAATCGGCTTCGAAGACCCGCAGCACTCCAAAAACCTGGTTCTGTTCGACAACCTCACTCCGCTTTATCCCGAAGAGCAACTCAAGCTCGAAAACGGCTCCACCAACTACTCCGCCCGGATCATCGATCTTCTCGCTCCCATCGGCAAGGGCCAGCGCGGCGTCATCGTCGCCCCGCCCCGGACCGGCAAGACCATCATGCTCCAGACCATCGCCAACTCCATCAACGCCAACCACCCCGAGGTGGACCTCATCGTCCTGCTCATCGACGAGCGGCCCGAGGAAGTCACCGACATGCAGCGCACGGTAAAGGCCGAGGTGGTCTCCTCCACCTTCGACGAGCCGCCGACACGGCACGTACAGGTGGCCGAAATGGTCATTGAAAAGGCCAAGCGCCTGGTGGAGCGCAAACGCGACGTGGTCATCCTGCTCGATTCCATCACCCGGCTCGGCCGGGCATACAACGCCGTGACCCCGTCCTCCGGGCGAGTGCTGTCCGGCGGTATCGACGCCAACGCCCTCCAGCGTCCCAAAAGGTTCTTCGGCGCGGCCCGCAATATCGAGGAGGGCGGCTCCCTGACCATCATCTCCACCGCGCTCATCGACACCGGTTCCCGCATGGACGAAGTCATCTTCGAAGAGTTCAAGGGCACCGGCAACATGGAACTCTATCTCGACCGCCATCTCTCCGACAAACGCGTCTATCCCGCCATCGACATCAACCGCTCCGGCACCCGCAAGGAGGAACTGCTCCTCGAAGAGGACGTCCTCAACCGCGTCTGGATCCTGCGCAAGCTCCTCTCCCCCATGAACTCCATCGACTCCATGGAATTCCTGCGCGGCAAGATGAAGGGCACCAAGAACAACAGGGAATTCCTCGACTCCATGTCCAAGTAGGAAAGCCCCGGCAGAGGACCGC is part of the Desulfovibrio sp. Fe33 genome and harbors:
- a CDS encoding Do family serine endopeptidase; protein product: MNRKAYFLTLVLTLALAVPMAAQARDLPVFTELAAKAGKAVVFISTEKTARGGSMEQFRQQLPEGHPFYEFFRRFDQFFGPQQGQQPRKMLGQGSGFVISPDGLIVTNNHVINGADKVTVRFQDDKKEYPADVVGADQETDLAVIRIKADHPLQTLKFGDSDDIRVGEWVLAIGNPFGLDNTVTAGIISAKHRIIGAGPFDNFLQTDASINPGNSGGPLLNMDGEVIGINTAINAAAENIGFAIPSTQAAKVIDLLKEGKSPQRGWLGVTIQQVSETQAKALGLPEPMGALIANVGKGAPADKGGVRQGDVILEVNGQKIEDNNALLKKIAGLAPGDKARLVLWRNGEKVTRTVVLGQRNEKAMAAMSPDRQEQGEAATVLGLALKPINDQEAQALGLDKAQGLLVVNVDPESAAGQEGIRQGDVVLQANQQDVNSVADLETVIKSAEQRGAIMLLVKRQGRSSFVALPLDK
- the ispE gene encoding 4-(cytidine 5'-diphospho)-2-C-methyl-D-erythritol kinase; translated protein: MQAATLSAPAKINLHLEILGLRDDGYHELRTLFYPVPALSDTIEVVPGPDGDFYIRCPERPELETTSNLLYKAWKLFAEATGFQPGIFVTLTKRIPMGGGLGGGSSDAAALLRWLNAEAGEKGLDMEAMIELAARLGADVPFFLLDGPAWAEGIGEKLTPADLDLSGATIILACPDIHVNTAWAFRAWDEKYAAVNPHESLTSARRDTKNPSPVSPREMANDFESVVFEEHPSLRDIKETLLLHGAEHAAMSGSGASLFGIYRDRDSAASAARALEKMGIDFFRADCL
- a CDS encoding ribose-phosphate diphosphokinase, producing MHGELKIISGSASPKLAEAICEHLGTKASPVLRERFSDGEIRIEIGENVRGDDVFVVQPTCSPVNFHLMELCLMLDALKRASASRVTAVVPYFGYARQDRKVVPRAPISAKLVADLLSTAGMQRLVTIDLHAGQIQGFFNCPVDNLFAAPVLIEQLRDRDDDFVIISPDAGGVERARSYAKRLGATLAIVDKRRDAPNQAKAMHIIGDVKDKVAVVIDDMIDTAGTMCAAANVIMENGAKDVLACATHPVLSGPACQRLEESAFSEVVVTDTIPLGGKQDQCSKIKTRSVASLLAKAINNVHTESSVSVLFV
- a CDS encoding 50S ribosomal protein L25 gives rise to the protein MAELLKLNVQERTELGKGPNRRLRASGMVPGIYYDAKGANIPVKVLMVPLQKAYAAVGNSQVFELALERNGKIESMPAMMWRLRNEPVKGVPEHVDFFGVDLSKEIKVAVPFEITGESKGVKLGAMLVQYREHIEVVCKPMDIPESIVIDITEMEIMDHVHIEDVAFPEGVTPIFEENFAVLAVLPMHEEEESEEGAEGAEAAEGTEA
- the pth gene encoding aminoacyl-tRNA hydrolase, translating into MDFKGAIVGLGNPGPEYQDTRHNIGFMLVDHILHLAEERQSMRLEKIEESGDYDLWRCKFAGAYRLLVKPLTYMNLSGKAVARICGRHAIDPADLVVVHDELDLPVGRMKFKRGGSDNGHNGLKSIQERLGSPDYNRLRLGIGRPDDRYKPITDWVLEPFDEKSRAALPEIIGHAAKGLDIFFRRGMGFAQQHFNSFSVPEDESE
- a CDS encoding CarD family transcriptional regulator, with translation MFKVNELVVYPSQGVGRVERVESQEIGGIKADFYIVRILSNNVTLMVPVANAENVGLRGVCPANVGQEIFESLKDRTGFTGYTGQNWNRRYREYSEKLKSGDLADVAYVLKELFLIGKDKELSFGERRLLEQAMGLVSMELAYSLGRDQETIKDDINEMFADVIAAQEKND
- the rho gene encoding transcription termination factor Rho; amino-acid sequence: MVTKKTDTESKGKGAAKKTTRKKTAKPAPEANGNGGSLNLTELKQKSMQDLTDLAMSFEVENPSTMRKQELIFALLQQCASQNGQIFGEGVLEILPDGFGFLRSPMYSYMAGPDDIYVSPSQIRRFGLRKGDVVSGQIRPPKEGERYFALLRVSEIGFEDPQHSKNLVLFDNLTPLYPEEQLKLENGSTNYSARIIDLLAPIGKGQRGVIVAPPRTGKTIMLQTIANSINANHPEVDLIVLLIDERPEEVTDMQRTVKAEVVSSTFDEPPTRHVQVAEMVIEKAKRLVERKRDVVILLDSITRLGRAYNAVTPSSGRVLSGGIDANALQRPKRFFGAARNIEEGGSLTIISTALIDTGSRMDEVIFEEFKGTGNMELYLDRHLSDKRVYPAIDINRSGTRKEELLLEEDVLNRVWILRKLLSPMNSIDSMEFLRGKMKGTKNNREFLDSMSK